The following proteins are encoded in a genomic region of Takifugu rubripes chromosome 9, fTakRub1.2, whole genome shotgun sequence:
- the LOC101073562 gene encoding G1/S-specific cyclin-D2-like encodes MELLCLEMDTIVRARPDPNLLADDRVLQSLLTIEERFLPQYSYFKGVQKDIQPFMRRMVATWMLEVCQEQKCEEEVFPLAMNYLDRFLAVVPTKKCNLQLLGAVCMFLASKLKETRPLTAEKLCIYTDNSIRPQELLEWELVVLGKLKWNLAAVTPNDFIEHIMRRLPLPDDKLSLIRKHVQTFIALCATDFRFAMYPPSMIATGSVGAAICGLQLDSTNQSQWGESLTELLAKITNTEVDVLKACQEQIERVLLSSLREGRQQQQHQQTQRGPSGKGLDELDQSSTPTDVRDVNL; translated from the exons ATGGAGCTACTCTGCCTCGAAATGGACACCATCGTACGAGCTCGTCCTGATCCGAATCTCCTGGCCGATGACAGAGTCCTGCAGAGCTTGTTGACTATAGAGGAGAGATTTCTACCGCAATATTCCTATTTTAAAGGTGTCCAGAAAGATATTCAACCGTTTATGAGAAGGATGGTCGCCACTTGGATGTTGGAG GTTTGCCAAGAGCAGAAGTGCGAAGAAGAAGTCTTTCCATTGGCCATGAACTACTTAGACCGATTTTTAGCTGTGGTACCAACCAAAAAGTGTAATCTGCAGCTCTTGGGAGCTGTCTGTATGTTCCTTGCATCCAAATTGAAAGAGACTCGTCCATTAACTGCAGAGAAGCTTTGCATCTACACAGATAACTCCATCAGACCACAAGAGCTGCTG GAATGGGAACTGGTGGTATTGGGGAAGTTGAAGTGGAACTTGGCAGCAGTAACGCCGAATGACTTCATTGAGCATATTATGAGGAGGCTGCCACTGCCTGATGATAAGCTGTCACTCATTCGCAAGCACGTCCAGACCTTCATCGCCCTCTGTGCCACAG ATTTCAGATTTGCCATGTACCCTCCCTCGATGATCGCCACAGGAAGCGTCGGGGCAGCGATCTGTGGTCTGCAACTGGATTCGACCAACCAGTCACAGTGGGGTGAGAGTCTGACAGAGCTGCTGGCCAAAATCACAAACACAGAAGTG GATGTCCTCAAAGCGTGCCAGGAGCAGATCGAGCGCGTGTTGTTGAGCAGTCTGCGCGaaggcagacagcagcagcagcaccagcagacaCAGAGAGGCCCCAGTGGGAAGGGCCTTGATGAGCTGGATCAGTCCTCCACCCCAACAGACGTCCGTGATGTCAACTTGTGA